The Lichenihabitans psoromatis genomic interval TAAAAGAACGAGTTCAGCGCCGCAAGCGCGATGCCATAAACCAGCAGCGATCGCGTTTCGGATCGGTTGAAGCGGCTGCGCCAGGGCGTCGTGAGACCCCAGAGAATCATGGCCGAGAGCCCAATTCGCAGCAGGGCCGCGCCTTGCGGACCGACCAGCGGAAACAGCTGCTTGGCGAGCGCAGCGCCGAGTTGAAACGAACTCATCGCCACGATCACGATGCCGATCGACACCGCACGCGAGGGGCCGCCGGCCGTTCGGATGTCTGCCGCGGATGCGTCCACGAACGTCAGGACACGATGTCGGCGGCCGTATAGCCCTGGGCGTAGAGAAGCGCCGAGAGATCGCCATGGTCGATCCGCCCATGCGCCGCCGCCGCGACGGCCGGCTTGGCGTGGAAGGCGACGCCGAACCCTGCCTCGTCCAGCATCGCGAGATCGTTGGCACCATCCCCGACCGCCATCGTGGCGTCGGCCGTCAGCCCGAGCCGATCCCGCAATTCGATCAAGGCGTGCAACTTGGCCTCGCGCCCGAGGATCGGGTCCGCCACCTGCCCGGTGAGCGTCCCATCCTTGATCAGCAGCACGTTGCCGCGGTTCTCATCGAAACCGAGGCGCTCGGCCACCGGCCCCGTGAACAGGGTGAAACCGCCGGACACGAGCGCGCAATAGGCGCCATGCGCCCGCATGGTCTGCACCAGCATCCGTGCGCCCGGGGTCAATGTGATGCGCTCGGCCAAGACTGTCGCGACAATCGAAACAGGCAGC includes:
- the serB gene encoding phosphoserine phosphatase SerB gives rise to the protein MPSITPPCVATIVARKGSGLLDRSRIAEAFALLPDAAEPTWLAPAEAADIAFTPGDETMSAVKSRLEHWGRSHEVDVFVQPQATRRKGLLLADMDSTLIGQECIDELADFAGLKAHVSAITERAMRGEIAFEPALRERVGLLAGLPVSIVATVLAERITLTPGARMLVQTMRAHGAYCALVSGGFTLFTGPVAERLGFDENRGNVLLIKDGTLTGQVADPILGREAKLHALIELRDRLGLTADATMAVGDGANDLAMLDEAGFGVAFHAKPAVAAAAHGRIDHGDLSALLYAQGYTAADIVS